The sequence GGAGACATACAAAAAAATCAAAGAATTTTAGATAAAAATATTAAGCCCTTAGAATATAATTTAAAAACAGAAGAAGGAGAATCAACCATATTATTGGATGACATGGTTGTAAATGAATACACGGGTGAAACAGTTTTATTGGAGGAAGAAAAATCAAAGACATAATAAATATTCAAACTTTTACAAAATTATTTTCTAACATAAAAAAATGAACCGGGGGCTTGCAACTTGTACCATGGAACCTGCAACTAAAACGCGTCGTCAGACGCCTTTTTCGAAGAGAGGTGGATGGAATTATAGTAAAATATTTTGAATTAAGTATTGTGCTTGTATTGGCCTTGATAAGCGATATAAGGACCTATAAAATAAAAAATATCATAACCCTTCCCTTTATGATAATAGGAATAGTAACAAATATTTATTTGAACAGTCTACAGGGATTGTTTTTTTCGTTAAAGGGAATAGCTGCCCCAATTCTTTTATTGATAATCTTCTTTATACTAAGAATGCTAGGGGCAGGAGATATAAAGCTTTTTTCCTCTATCGGGGCCATAATGGGAGTGAAGTTTGTATTCTATACTATAATGTATACTTTTCTTACGGGTGGCCTACTAGCATTACTATTGATGATAATAAGAAAAAATGGAGTTGAAAGATTTAAGTATCTTTTGAGGTATATTAAAAGCTGTTTTATAACCTCCTCTATCTTATCCTATACAGATTTTAACGATAAAAATGATAAAGGCAAATTCCCATTTGCCGCTGCCATAGCTTGTGGAGTTTTTGTAAATCTATTTTTTTCAAAGGGAATTTCACTATAGAAATCTCAGTTGAAACCTTAACCTATACACATCTAAACTACTCAAAAGTATAGGATGTTTTGACATGTATAAGTTAATAGTTACCCTAAACCCTATATATTAGCTATTTTATTAAATATTGTTAAATATTATATATTATGATATAATTAATCTTGTGGATTATGAAAATCCATTTCTTAAGAGTAGTGATTTAAACTATGGATAACTGATCTTTACCATGAAGGTAGGGCAATTTTGCTCTACCTTTGTTTATTTTTTGTAAGTGTGCTACATTAATTTAAGTTTACAGCTTACAAAACCATTACAATAAGTTTTGTAAAGAATGAAGGGAGGGAGTATTATGAATTACAAAACAAAGGATTTAATTATGGCAAGCTTTTTCTTAGCACTGGGGTTAATAATACCCTATTTCTTTCATATTTTAGGTATGGCAGGAATAATATTTTTACCGATGCATATTCCAGTATTACTATGTGGGTTCATTTTAGGCTCAAGATATGGTTTGATAGTTGGTCTGATCACCCCATTGTTAAGCTCTGTTTTGACTGGGATGCCTCCAGTATATCCTGTAGCTATTGCAATGGCCTTTGAGCTTGCCACATATGGATTTATTTCAGGATATTTATATAAGTATAAAGGCTTAGATATCATACCATCATTGATATGTGCTATGCTGTTAGGACGAGCAGTATCTGGAATTATAAATTATATACTTATAACATTCGGAGGACATAAGTTTGTGTTAAAAATGTTTTTAACCTCTGCCTTTGTAACATCCATATGGGGAATATTAATACAATTAATATTAATTCCTATTATTATAAGGACAATAAAAAATACGGAAAGGACAAATATACATGGATAATAAAGAGTTTTTTAATAGTCGGGCCTTTGAATGGGATGAAGTATGTGAACATAATGATGAAAAATTAAAGAAAATTATGGAGATTTCATCCCTCAAAAGAGATTCAAAAATACTTGATATTGGCACTGGAACAGGTATTTTAATAAGCTATCTTCTTGATGAATCACCAGCCAATATTACTGCCGTTGATATTTCAGATAATATGATATTGATGGCCAAGAAAAAATATAGGGATAGTAGGGTCAAATTTGTCGTAGCCGATATCCTAGAATACAATAAAAAAGGATTTGATTATATATTCCTTTATTCCGTATATCCTCACTTT is a genomic window of Maledivibacter sp. containing:
- a CDS encoding ECF transporter S component, which gives rise to MNYKTKDLIMASFFLALGLIIPYFFHILGMAGIIFLPMHIPVLLCGFILGSRYGLIVGLITPLLSSVLTGMPPVYPVAIAMAFELATYGFISGYLYKYKGLDIIPSLICAMLLGRAVSGIINYILITFGGHKFVLKMFLTSAFVTSIWGILIQLILIPIIIRTIKNTERTNIHG
- a CDS encoding A24 family peptidase, with the protein product MDGIIVKYFELSIVLVLALISDIRTYKIKNIITLPFMIIGIVTNIYLNSLQGLFFSLKGIAAPILLLIIFFILRMLGAGDIKLFSSIGAIMGVKFVFYTIMYTFLTGGLLALLLMIIRKNGVERFKYLLRYIKSCFITSSILSYTDFNDKNDKGKFPFAAAIACGVFVNLFFSKGISL
- a CDS encoding class I SAM-dependent methyltransferase, with the protein product MDNKEFFNSRAFEWDEVCEHNDEKLKKIMEISSLKRDSKILDIGTGTGILISYLLDESPANITAVDISDNMILMAKKKYRDSRVKFVVADILEYNKKGFDYIFLYSVYPHFDDKERLFSHLSTLINDGGKIIIAHGNSKEEINEVHHKNSHTKDDRLPSVEVTANIMSRYFKVDVMIDDADMYYISGIKA